One window of Phoenix dactylifera cultivar Barhee BC4 chromosome 5, palm_55x_up_171113_PBpolish2nd_filt_p, whole genome shotgun sequence genomic DNA carries:
- the LOC103712980 gene encoding 5' exonuclease Apollo, translating to MEKGLISIDRWSEKNQAYFLTHLHADHTVGLSPRWSRGPLFCSPISARLFPSKFPGFDLSLLRVLEVGRTHPLSLASATHGSEVQILVTPIDAHHCPGAVMYLFRGEFGCVLYTGDFRWELKSERAKLAKKTLLDALRGDKVGNLYLDNTYCHPSFSFPPREVATQQVVDIITQHPNHEIVIGIDTLGKEALLLHISQALSTKIWVWPERLQIMHLLGFDNIFTTKTRLTRVRAVPRYSLTFETLEALNTIHPTIGIMPSGLPWGLKPPKVDDTFGTSLENCYEGKGSATSRIQIETNQIQPPRKLHQYAYSVPYSEHSCFTEIEEFLKIIQPSVVTGIVSSSFYYIDPRHYFGYLCGVGHLFHKPCRNFRCEKAKNVEVNQCQSFPGCRSPNQLKKRKEGSIKFASFRVRRSRLSAIRKGKHGVKIMEID from the exons atggAGAAGGGTTTGATCTCGATCGATCGGTGGAGCGAGAAGAACCAGGCCTACTTCCTCACCCACCTCCATGCCGACCACACCGTGGGCCTCTCCCCCCGGTGGTCTCGCGGTCCCCTCTTCTGCTCCCCCATATCCGCCCGGCTCTTTCCCTCCAAATTTCCTGGCTTCGATCTCTCCTTGCTGAGGGTTCTGGAGGTGGGACGCACCCATCCCCTCTCTCTCGCCTCCGCGACCCATGGATCTGAGGTCCAGATCCTCGTCACACCAATCGATGCTCACCACTGTCCTG GTGCTGTGATGTATTTGTTCCGTGGGGAGTTTGGATGCGTTTTGTACACGGGAGACTTTCGGTGGGAACTGAAATCAGAAAGGGCTAAGCTGGCGAAGAAAACACTCCTTGATGCTCTCCGAGGAGATAAAGTGGGCAATCTTTACTTGGACAATACCTATTGCCATCCTTCATTCTCATTTCCTCCGCGTGAAGTTgcaacccagcag GTAGTCGATATCATTACTCAGCATCCTAACCATGAAATTGTCATTGGCATTGACACACTTGGGAAGGAAGCCCTGTTGCTGCATATATCACAAGCTCTAAGTACAAAG ATTTGGGTCTGGCCTGAGCGTTTGCAAATCATGCACCTTCTCGGGTTTGATAACATTTTTACAACAAAGACCCGTCTTACAAGGGTGCGTGCTGTTCCTCGATACAGTCTCACCTTTGAGACGCTTGAGGCATTGAACACAATACATCCCACCATTGGAATTATGCCCTCTGGTCTTCCATGGGGGTTGAAACCCCCCAAAGTAGATGATACTTTTGGAACATCACTTGAAAATTGCTATGAAGGCAAAGGGAGTGCTACCAGTAGGATACAGATTGAGACAAATCAGATACAACCTCCAAGAAAGCTTCATCAATATGCCTATTCTGTTCCATATTCTGAACATTCATGCTTCACTGAGATAGAGGAGTTTCTGAAGATCATCCAGCCATCAGTTGTTACTGGGATTGTTTCTTCATCCTTCTATTACATTGATCCTCGTCACTACTTTGGCTATCTCTGTGGAGTTGGTCATCTCTTTCATAAACCTTGCAGAAACTTCAGATGTGAGAAAGCCAAAAATGTTGAAGTCAACCAATGTCAATCTTTTCCAGGGTGCAGAAGTCCTAATCAGctgaagaagagaaaagaagggagCATCAAGTTTGCTAGCTTCCGTGTGCGCAGGAGTAGATTATCTGCAATACGAAAGGGAAAACATGGtgtgaagatcatggaaatTGATTGA